A portion of the Sabethes cyaneus chromosome 3, idSabCyanKW18_F2, whole genome shotgun sequence genome contains these proteins:
- the LOC128739767 gene encoding uncharacterized protein LOC128739767 codes for MDPANKEGTATQHLSKKERIESAHSDPVAVSDSKRQTRRNFQKEQLLVPQVEGVPAIELEKAQSEISCTSSKRSARARAKLQLQKLQEEQDFEKQQAERRRVAEQQEAEKHKQFLNKKYRILEELASTKGSSRCSNGSFSKSRVEDWVSAGHAQINPAQEMQPEQSQIQREPVQQQNRIRFQPGKPRQREEMRTPLPPLNSEIGCRSTEECSRCFNPTIQPQSTQIQPNRAQMPPMNSTALGNRPSNTVGHVNSTMDEDALLHHLSITDEQREEQDPFQLSRSQIAARQAVSRDLPTFSGNPEDWPIFLSMLNSTTAMCGFTEEENIVRLQKSLKGKAYEAVKCRLMHPGNFNGIVDTLKMLYGQPEIIVHSLIEKISCLPAVREEKLETLVDFAVNVQNFCATVESCGLEEYMFNVSLLHQLVGKLSSNIRLSWAQYRRTQSKVNLATFSAWLYSLAEAASSVTFPYQATPTRTEVRKTTKKETYLNAHSEANSEYDTDRSDSLKLPEATFSANERCPVCKGICKSVATCERFQELSRDSKWAVVREFVLCRTCLRKHKGSCKAKPCGKDGCSFRHHELLHNDATEQLKGTAAKTEHEQSPQPSTSKSGCNTHQTTASSVLFRYLPVVLYGDKRAVHTYAFLDDGSALTLLDQELANELQLDGTVSPLCLRWTAGTERHEAESRICNLQIAGVTDKDRKFLMNGVRTVKELLLPQQTLNMVELSQLYPHLRGLPIDSYSNARPRILIGMKHAKLSLGLKNREGESGHPIAIKTRLGWTVCGGWGSETNTSLHHYTFHICPCDTKTDDELHQAMKEYFALDSLGVAKSEKPLLSVEDERALSMLQALTRYKRGRYETGLLWRYDDTRLPDSRAMALRRFQCLKKRMEKDPEMARTLQAKISDYVEKGYIRKLTTEEVNQKTQRRWYLPIFPVTNPNKPGKVRIVWDAAAIAYGTSLNSALLKGPDLLRSLLAILLQFRERRIGLSGDIREMFHQVLIRPEDQPCQCFFWMNENGEMAVYVMRVMTFGACCSPSTAQFVKNTNAESFADKYPAACEAIIKSHYVDDMLVSVDTEEQAIVLAKDVRYVHEQGGFEIRNWVSNSKKVLTALQEIDTEEKCLDLSPELVTEKVLGMWWNTTDDVLTYKVGWNRYDAPLLEGQRRPTKREVLRVLMTIFNPLGLVSHFLSFLKILLQEIWRSGVQWDEEIDGNAYTKWQLWLQVLPRLEHVRVPRCYNSGNPPEKADDVQLHTMVDASENGMAAACYLRFSNCETIICSIVAAKSRVAPLKFTSIPRMELAAAVLGARLARTVEETLSFRIYRKVYWFDSRDVLCWINSDHRRYSPYVGHRISEIIEISEPREWRWVPSKLNCADDATKWSSLPDMSSDHRWFKRADFLWRAEENWPPIPTMSGSTDIELRPSFLAVHTLSEPVIDVSNYSNWQRLVKITALLHRFVYNCRLKHAKILIRTGPLTASELLIAERSLIRLGQREMYPDEIAALQKIQNSD; via the exons ATGGATCCAGCAAACAAA GAGGGCACCGCAACTCAACACCTATCAAAAAAAGAGAGAATCGAATCTGCTCATTCAGACCCGGTAGCAGTATCCGATTCAAAGCGGCAGACGCGGCGGAATTTTCAGAAAGAGCAGCTTCTCGTACCGCAAGTAGAGGGTGTACCAGCCATCGAGTTGGAGAAGGCGCAATCAGAGATCTCGTGTACCTCATCTAAAAGGTCAGCGCGAGCCCGTGCTAAGTTGCAGTTGCAAAAACTACAGGAAGAGCAGGACTTTGAAAAGCAGCAAGCGGAGCGTCGACGTGTGGCAGAGCAACAAGAGGCGGAGAAGCataaacaatttttaaataaaaagtaTAGGATCCTGGAAGAACTGGCTAGTACCAAAGGATCGAGTCGCTGTTCCAATGGCAGTTTCTCTAAAAGTCGCGTAGAGGATTGGGTGTCCGCGGGGCATGCCCAAATAAATCCTGCCCAGGAGATGCAACCTGAACAATCTCAAATACAACGAGAGCCAGTGCAACAGCAGAATCGCATACGCTTCCAACCCGGGAAACCTCGTCAACGTGAAGAAATGCGTACCCCACTCCCTCCGTTAAATTCGGAAATAGGTTGTCGGTCGACCGAGGAGTGTTCACGATGCTTTAATCCCACCATACAACCACAGTCCACACAAATTCAGCCGAACCGGGCACAAATGCCCCCCATGAATTCAACGGCCCTGGGTAATCGACCCAGTAACACAGTAGGCCACGTCAATAGTACGATGGACGAAGATGCTCTGTTACACCATCTAAGCATTACCGATGAACAGCGGGAGGAGCAAGATCCGTTCCAGCTTTCTCGCTCCCAAATTGCCGCAAGGCAAGCAGTCTCAAGAGACTTACCCACGTTCTCCGGAAACCCGGAAGACTGGCCCATCTTCTTATCCATGCTAAATAGCACGACTGCTATGTGTGGATTTACAGAAGAGGAAAACATTGTGCGACTACAAAAGAGCCTGAAAGGGAAAGCATATGAAGCCGTCAAGTGCAGGTTAATGCATCCCGGGAATTTCAACGGAATAGTCGACACACTAAAAATGTTGTATGGGCAGCCGGAAATCATCGTACATTCGTTGATTGAAAAAATCAGTTGTCTGCCTGCTGTTCGTGAGGAGAAACTCGAGACTCTAGTCGATTTTGCAGTAAATGTACAGAACTTTTGTGCTACGGTCGAGTCGTGCGGCCTTGAGGAATATATGTTCAACGTGAGCCTACTGCATCAGCTCGTCGGCAAATTATCATCGAATATAAGACTTAGCTGGGCCCAATACCGGAGAACACAATCGAAGGTCAATTTAGCAACATTCAGTGCATGGTTATACTCCCTTGCGGAAGCCGCGAGTTCCGTTACGTTTCCTTACCAAGCGACACCAACACGAACTGAGGTTCGTAAAACCACCAAAAAAGAAACATACCTCAACGCGCATTCCGAAGCGAATTCAGAATATGATACTGATCGAAGCGACAGTCTCAAACTACCAGAAGCTACCTTCTCAGCAAATGAAAGATGTCCCGTTTGCAAAGGAATCTGCAAATCAGTTGCCACATGTGAGCGGTTTCAGGAGCTCTCCAGAGATTCCAAGTGGGCCGTAGTTCGAGAGTTTGTACTATGTCGAACTTGTCTCCGCAAACACAAGGGTAGTTGCAAGGCGAAGCCCTGCGGCAAAGACGGTTGCTCATTCCGGCACCACGAGCTGTTACACAATGATGCGACGGAACAGCTGAAAGGCACTGCAGCTAAAACCGAACACGAGCAATCTCCGCAGCCCAGTACTAGCAAGTCCGGCTGCAATACTCATCAAACAACCGCCAGTTCAGTACTGTTCCGTTACCTTCCAGTGGTGCTGTACGGAGACAAACGAGCAGTGCACACATACGCCTTCCTGGACGATGGATCGGCACTTACACTGCTAGACCAGGAGCTTGCCAATGAGCTGCAGCTAGACGGGACCGTTAGCCCTCTGTGTCTTCGGTGGACTGCAGGAACCGAGCGGCATGAAGCCGAATCTCGCATCTGTAATCTCCAAATTGCTGGTGTCACTGATAAAGACAGGAAGTTCCTCATGAATGGCGTCAGAACGGTGAAAGAGCTGTTGCTGCCACAGCAAACATTGAACATGGTTGAATTGTCGCAGTTGTATCCTCACCTTCGGGGTCTGCCGATCGATTCATATAGTAACGCTCGGCCGCGGATTCTCATAGGAATGAAGCACGCCAAGCTCAGTCTTGGCTTGAAGAACCGTGAAGGCGAGAGCGGTCACCCAATTGCCATAAAAACTCGACTCGGTTGGACGGTATGCGGAGGATGGGGCTCTGAAACCAATACGAGTCTACACCACTACACATTCCACATTTGTCCTTGTGATACGAAGACTGATGACGAGCTACACCAAGCCATGAAGGAATACTTCGCACTAGATAGCCTCGGAGTGGCCAAATCTGAGAAGCCGCTTTTGTCCGTGGAAGATGAGCGGGCACTATCAATGCTTCAAGCGTTGACCCGCTATAAACGTGGCCGATATGAGACCGGTTTACTGTGGCGGTACGATGACACCCGACTACCCGACAGTCGTGCAATGGCGTTGCGGCGATTTCAGTGCCTGAAGAAGCGAATGGAGAAGGATCCGGAAATGGCAAGAACACTGCAAGCGAAGATCAGTGACTACGTGGAGAAAGGCTACATTCGAAAGCTCACCACTGAAGAGGTCAACCAGAAAACGCAAAGACGCTGGTACTTGCCGATCTTTCCCGTTACCAACCCAAACAAGCCTGGGAAAGTGCGGATTGTGTGGGATGCCGCGGCTATCGCCTACGGAACATCCCTGAACTCAGCGTTGCTGAAAGGACCAGACCTATTACGCTCACTCCTTGCGATTTTACTTCAGTTCCGAGAGCGGCGCATCGGACTGTCCGGTGATATACGTGAAATGTTTCACCAGGTGCTAATCCGACCCGAAGATCAACCGTGCCAGTGTTTCTTCTGGATGAACGAGAACGGAGAGATGGCGGTGTACGTGATGCGAGTGATGACATTCGGGGCATGCTGCTCTCCAAGCACTGCTCAGTTCGTGAAAAACACGAATGCTGAAAGTTTTGCGGACAAGTACCCCGCTGCTTGCGAAGCTATCATCAAATCCCACTATGTCGATGATATGCTAGTTAGCGTGGATACCGAAGAACAAGCCATCGTGTTGGCAAAGGACGTTAGGTACGTCCATGAGCAGGGCGGCTTCGAAAtcagaaactgggtaagcaaCTCGAAGAAGGTGCTCACCGCGctgcaggaaatcgacaccGAAGAGAAGTGTCTCGACCTGTCTCCAGAGCTGGTCACAGAGAAGGTATTAGGTATGTGGTGGAACACTACCGACGATGTCCTTACATATAAGGTGGGTTGGAACCGCTACGATGCGCCTCTGCTGGAAGGTCAACGACGCCCCACAAAGCGAGAGGTGCTGCGTGTCCTAATGACCATCTTCAACCCGCTTGGTTTGGTCTCCCACTTTCTTTCGTTCCTGAAGATTCTCCTCCAAGAAATCTGGCGATCCGGCGTGCAGTGGGACGAAGAAATCGACGGCAACGCGTACACAAAGTGGCAACTATGGTTGCAAGTTCTACCCCGGCTTGAACATGTTCGCGTTCCTCGGTGCTACAACTCCGGAAATCCCCCAGAGAAGGCCGACGATGTACAGCTACACACGATGGTCGACGCCAGCGAGAACGGTATGGCCGCCGCCTGCTATCTACGATTCAGCAATTGCGAAACCATAATTTGCTCCATCGTCGCTGCTAAATCGAGAGTCGCACCACTAAAATTTACGTCGATCCCTAGAATGGAACTAGCTGCTGCAGTCCTTGGGGCCCGCTTAGCGCGCACCGTGGAAGAAACACTGTCTTTCCGAATCTACAGAAAAGTATACTGGTTCGATTCCAGAGATGTTCTTTGCTGGATCAATTCTGACCATCGTCGCTACAGTCCATACGTGGGCCATCGGATTAGTGAGATCATCGAAATATCAGAACCGCGCGAATGGAGGTGGGTGCCGAGCAAGTTAAACTGCGCCGACGATGCCACTAAGTGGAGTAGTTTACCAGACATGTCTTCCGATCATCGCTGGTTTAAAAGAGCCGACTTTCTCTGGCGCGCGGAAGAAAATTGGCCACCAATACCAACCATGAGTGGATCAACTGATATCGAACTGCGCCCTTCGTTTCTGGCTGTTCATACACTGTCAGAGCCTGTCATCGATGTCAGCAATTATTCAAACTGGCAGAGACTCGTTAAAATTACTGCCCTTCTTCATCGCTTCGTTTACAACTGCCGCCTTAAACATGCCAAGATATTGATTCGCACGGGACCACTTACAGCAAGTGAACTGCTCATCGCCGAGCGCTCGCTTATACGGCTCGGTCAACGGGAAATGTACCCTGACGAGATCGCTGCCCTCCAGAAAATCCAAAATTCGGACTAA
- the LOC128739769 gene encoding uncharacterized protein LOC128739769 — translation MRMRTRIAACQYATNDAKQPVILHQKHHTTTLLIAHYHLKYHHQNHETVINEIRQKYHIAHLRARYQQVRKACQRCKNQHVSPSPPFMADLPPARLAAFSRPFTHTGMDYFGPIEVVVGRRIEKRWGMLATCLTVRAIHIEVVYSLSTSSCIMAIRNFINRRGTPQRIYSDRGTNFVGANRELRQLNDALNQQELMKEFARNGIEWTFNPPLSPHMGGSWERLIRTVKNNLVTVCSVKRPSDEVLRNLLSEVENTVNSRPLTHVPIDEDSGPALTPNDFLLGSSNGSKPLSILDDSGAILRQNWCTSQVLANQFWKRWVSDYLPEITRRTKWFRHSKPIAVGDIVVITDNSMPRNCWPKGKIINTKVSKDGQVRCATVRTANGVYERPTSKLAVLDVRCDGE, via the coding sequence ATGCGCATGCGGACGCGTATTGCTGCCTGTCAGTACGCCACTAATGACGCAAAGCAGCCGGTTATTCTGCACCAAAAACATCACACCACCACTCTACTAATAGCACACTACCACCTCAAATACCATCACCAAAACCATGAAACCGTCATAAACGAAATACGGCAGAAGTACCACATCGCTCATCTCCGCGCCCGTTACCAGCAAGTCAGGAAGGCCTGCCAACGGTGCAAGAACCAGCACGTTTCGCCTAGTCCACCGTTCATGGCCGATCTTCCACCAGCTCGCCTTGCTGCCTTCTCACGACCGTTCACTCATACGGGGATGGACTACTTCGGGCCGATCGAGGTCGTCGTGGGGCGAAGAATCGAAAAGCGTTGGGGAATGTTAGCCACCTGCCTGACGGTGCGAGCAATCCACATCGAGGTTGTGTATTCGCTAAGCACAAGCTCATGCATAATGGCGATTCGCAATTTCATTAACCGCCGCGGCACCCCGCAAAGAATATACAGTGACCGTGGCACAAACTTCGTGGGTGCAAATCGAGAGCTGAGGCAGCTCAACGACGCACTCAATCAACAGGAGCTGATGAAAGAGTTTGCTAGGAATGGTATAGAATGGACGTTCAACCCACCACTATCGCCGCACATGGGCGGCAGCTGGGAGCGACTCATCCGCACCGTTAAAAATAACCTGGTGACAGTCTGCTCCGTGAAAAGACCATCCGACGAAGTCCTTCGCAACCTGCTATCGGAAGTAGAAAACACCGTTAACTCACGTCCACTGACACACGTGCCGATAGACGAGGATTCGGGCCCGGCGCTTACGCCGAATGATTTCTTGCTCGGCTCGTCCAATGGCTCGAAACCGCTTAGTATTCTCGACGACAGCGGTGCCATCCTTCGGCAGAATTGGTGCACGTCGCAGGTTCTAGCGAACCAGTTCTGGAAACGCTGGGTATCGGATTACCTGCCTGAGATTACTCGCCGCACTAAGTGGTTTCGTCACTCGAAACCGATCGCTGTGGGCGACATAGTTGTCATCACCGATAATAGCATGCCCCGTAACTGCTGGCCGAAAGGAAAGATCATCAATACTAAGGTTAGCAAGGATGGTCAGGTTCGTTGTGCAACAGTGAGAACAGCCAATGGAGTTTACGAGCGTCCGACATCGAAGCTCGCCGTGCTAGACGTCCGGTGCGACGGAGAGTAA